The Opitutus sp. DNA window GATCAGGTGCGTCTCGGGATTGTGCTGCTCGCCGATCCAGCCGTCCTCGGCCGCGCCGGCGGCATTGAAATAGCGGAACGCCGCAAAGCTCAGGCCGTAAGCCGAGGCGAAGGACTTGAGTGCAATTTCAACGTCGAGCTTGGTCTGTCCGTAGGGGTTAATTGGCGACTGGGGCATCGTCTCAACCAGAGGCATTTTGTCGGGGATGCCGTAGGTCGCGCAGGTGGAGGAAAAGACGAATTTCTTCACGCCCGAACCGATCATGCAGCGCAACAGGTGCAGCGTGGCGGCGACGTTGTTAAAATAGTATTTGAGCGGATCAGTGACGCTCTCGCCCACGTAGGCGTAGGCGGCGAAATGCATCACGATGTCGATTTTCTCCTTACGCAGGACTTTGCCCACTTCGCTCTCGTTGCCGAGATTCACGGAGTAGAAGGGCACCTCGGAATCCACGGCCGCGCGGTGGCCGAAGACAAGATTGTCCAGAACTACTGGGCGGTGCCCAGCGGCAATCAGTTGACGAACACAATGGCTACCGATGTAGCCTGCACCTCCGACGACAAGTACGTTCATATTTGGAGCCTAGGCTTGTATTACGGTTACGGACGGGTTGGCTAGCGGTTTTTCCTCCATGTCGCTTAAAACCCCTCGCATCGTCATCACGGGTGTTGGTCTGACCGCACCCAATGGCAACACGCTGACCGAATTCCGCCAAAACCTGCTCGCTGGGGTGGGCGGGATCGAAAAAAAGGAGATTCGCTACATGGGCGAATTGCTCGCCGGCGTCTGCCACTACGACGCCCTCAAATACCAAACCAAAAAAGAGCTGCGCGTAGGCACCCGGGCCGGCTCCATCTCGATTTACTGCGCCCGCGAGGCGGTGGCGAACAGCGGACTCGATTTCGCCAATTTCCCCAAGGACCGCGTCGGTGTCTACGTCGGCACGACCGAGCACGGTAACGTCGAAACCGAGAACGAAATCTACGCGATTTCGAAGTTCAACTACGACACAAAGTACTGGTCGCATTACCACAACCCGCGCACCGTCTCCAACAACCCGGCCGGCGAAATCTCGCTTAACCTCGGCATCACCGGCCCAGCTTACACGATCGGTGCCGCCTGCGCCGCCGGCAACATGGGCCTGATCCACGCCACCCAGATGCTGCGCCTAGGCGAAGTCGACCTGGCGATCTGCGGCGGCGTGAGCGAGTCGATCCACACCTTTGGCATCTACGCTGGCTTCAAATCCCAAAACGCCCTCGCCTCCCACCCCGATCCGCTCAAGGCGTCGCGCCCCTTTGACCGTGATCGCAACGGCATCGTTATCTCCGAGGGCGGTGCGTTGTACACGCTCGAGCGGCTCGACGACGCGCTGGCCCGTGGCGCCAAGATTTATGGCGAAATCGGCGGCTACTGCGTGAACTCCGACGCCAGCGATTACGTGCTGCCCAATCCCGGTCGCCAGGCCGAGTGCGTGCGCAAGGCGCTCAAGTCGGCTGGCATGACCCCGCAGGACATCCATATCGTCAATACCCACGCCACCGCCACGCCGCTGGGCGACATCCAAGAGTGCGAGGCGATCCGCGCCGTATTCGGCGAGAACTGCCCCGATACCTACATTAACAACACCAAGGGCTACATCGGCCACTGCATGGGCGCGGCCGGTGCGCTGGAGCTGGCGGGCAACCTGCCGTCCTTCGATGATCTCGTGGTGCACCCCACCATCAACGTCGACAACCTTGACCCCCATTGCGCCCTGCCCGGACTGGTGCTCAACCACCCGAAGAAGGTCCGTAAAGTCGATACCATCCTCAATAACTCCTTCGGCATGCTGGGGATAAATTCCACGTTGATTGTGAAGCGATTTGTGCCCTAACTGCGCCCTCTACATCCTCAAAATGACCAAAGACGAAACCAAACAAGTGGTCCTCGAAATCATCGCCGACATCGCGCCGGACGAAGATATTTCCAATCTCAAGTCCGACGTTCGCCTCCGCGACCAGATGCAATTGGATTCGATGGACTTCCTCGACATCGTGATGGAGCTGCGCAAGCGCCACAATATCGAGGTCCCCGAGGCCGACTACATCCAGCTGGCTTCGCTCGACAGCTGCGCTGATTACCTCACGCCAAAGTTCACCGCTCTCGGCAAGTAAGCCCCGCTTCTTAGCATTCACTTAGGGCCTGACCTCGGTCAGGCCTTTTTTATTTAACCAATGAACACCGCCACCCACTACGACGTCGTCATCATTGGCGCGGGCATGGCCGGACTCGCGGCAGGCATTCGCCTCGCCCATTTCGGCAAAAAGGTGTGCATCTTCGAGCGCCACAACGCCACGGGTGGGCTCAACAGTTTCTACAGCTTGGGCGGGCGCAAATACGATGTGGGGCTGCACGCGATGACCAACTTCGTGCGCGCCGGGGTCAAAGGCACACCGCTCACCAAGCTCCTGCGCCAACTTCGCATCGAGCGCGACGAGTTCGCGTTGTGCGAGCAGAAGCGCTCCCGCGTTGCCTTCGGACCGCAGGGCGACGTGTCGCTGTCCTTCACCAACGATTTCACCGTTTTTGAAAGCGAAGTCGCCCGCCAATTTCCCGCCCAAATCGACGGCTTCCGCCGCCTGGTTGGCCTGATCCGCAGCTACGACGACGTTTCCCTGGGCGCCGTCCCCGAGTCGGC harbors:
- the galE gene encoding UDP-glucose 4-epimerase GalE yields the protein MNVLVVGGAGYIGSHCVRQLIAAGHRPVVLDNLVFGHRAAVDSEVPFYSVNLGNESEVGKVLRKEKIDIVMHFAAYAYVGESVTDPLKYYFNNVAATLHLLRCMIGSGVKKFVFSSTCATYGIPDKMPLVETMPQSPINPYGQTKLDVEIALKSFASAYGLSFAAFRYFNAAGAAEDGWIGEQHNPETHLIPLVIDVAMGKRENVQVFGTDYPTPDGTCLRDYVHVDDLSRAHIAVFDKLQTPGTALFYNLGTGTPTSVLEVIHAVEKVTGKKVPYVTSPRRAGDPPALYADSTKAKTELGWEPKYTTIEPIVATAWKWHSEHPNGFKKN
- a CDS encoding beta-ketoacyl-[acyl-carrier-protein] synthase family protein produces the protein MSLKTPRIVITGVGLTAPNGNTLTEFRQNLLAGVGGIEKKEIRYMGELLAGVCHYDALKYQTKKELRVGTRAGSISIYCAREAVANSGLDFANFPKDRVGVYVGTTEHGNVETENEIYAISKFNYDTKYWSHYHNPRTVSNNPAGEISLNLGITGPAYTIGAACAAGNMGLIHATQMLRLGEVDLAICGGVSESIHTFGIYAGFKSQNALASHPDPLKASRPFDRDRNGIVISEGGALYTLERLDDALARGAKIYGEIGGYCVNSDASDYVLPNPGRQAECVRKALKSAGMTPQDIHIVNTHATATPLGDIQECEAIRAVFGENCPDTYINNTKGYIGHCMGAAGALELAGNLPSFDDLVVHPTINVDNLDPHCALPGLVLNHPKKVRKVDTILNNSFGMLGINSTLIVKRFVP
- a CDS encoding acyl carrier protein, whose product is MTKDETKQVVLEIIADIAPDEDISNLKSDVRLRDQMQLDSMDFLDIVMELRKRHNIEVPEADYIQLASLDSCADYLTPKFTALGK